A single region of the Bacteroidota bacterium genome encodes:
- a CDS encoding carboxypeptidase-like regulatory domain-containing protein, with product MSNKSNNKHEPSYRWTMKHQHFTLTIIFFLTHLNIFGQTGVIKGHVYDRLEKRGLAYANVLLVNTNIGTATDFDGNFKIDSIPNGIYDLRINYVIYGDTIFRGLTVTADTILTVNLKFPPPCKYDKVRKNNHCPICGKKDKVIPVVYGYPIGKLDKKNYYYAGCEITYCDPDWYCKRDKHLF from the coding sequence GTGAGCAATAAATCCAATAATAAACATGAGCCAAGTTATCGCTGGACCATGAAACATCAACATTTCACATTAACAATAATATTCTTCCTAACCCACCTCAACATTTTCGGACAAACGGGTGTGATTAAGGGACATGTTTACGACAGGTTAGAAAAAAGGGGGTTAGCCTACGCGAACGTGTTGTTGGTAAACACAAATATAGGAACAGCAACAGATTTTGATGGCAATTTTAAAATTGACAGTATCCCAAACGGCATATATGATTTAAGGATAAATTACGTTATTTATGGCGATACTATTTTTAGGGGACTTACAGTAACTGCCGATACAATTCTGACAGTTAATTTAAAGTTTCCACCACCTTGCAAATACGATAAAGTTCGAAAAAACAATCATTGCCCGATTTGTGGTAAAAAAGATAAAGTTATTCCTGTTGTTTATGGCTACCCAATTGGAAAATTGGATAAAAAAAACTATTATTATGCAGGATGTGAAATTACCTATTGCGATCCTGATTGGTATTGCAAAAGAGATAAACATCTGTTTTAA
- a CDS encoding rhomboid family intramembrane serine protease gives MAFGLSPKHIEDLPLDNFTTEQFLVIMLEAARKLEWNISYTSETGFIAFTNFSMSSWSEEVKVKIEDQSANLKSECTGNQMADFGKNKKNIESLISTFNELKNTFSLEELNQKYETLKPDLVSKEQDVLNQPPATTKEKITGGFAIFKPTDGYFITPILINLNILIFILMVISGVNFMLPDNESLIKWGANFRPITLEGQPWRIITNFFLHIGVLHLLMNMYALLYIGLLLEPILGKTRFTAAYLLTGIAASIASLWWHDMTISAGASGAIFGMYGVFLAMLTTNLIEKSARAALLTSIGIFVGYNILNGLKPDSGIDNAAHLGGLISGLVIGYVFIPSVKKPDNKKLEFSTIGLMTVIILVSSFVVFNKMPNDIGIYDKKIQEFITMETKALAVFNLPANTPNEQVISELKNNGIYNWKENIKLIDSFNELDLPLEIRTRNRILREYCELRIKSYELICKAISEDTDQYATQLEDYDNQITAKIKQLSEQ, from the coding sequence ATGGCATTCGGTCTTTCTCCAAAACACATTGAGGACTTACCTCTGGACAACTTTACAACAGAACAATTTCTAGTAATAATGCTTGAAGCGGCCCGGAAACTGGAGTGGAATATCAGCTACACCAGTGAAACAGGTTTTATTGCCTTTACAAACTTCTCAATGAGTTCATGGAGCGAAGAAGTGAAAGTAAAAATTGAAGACCAAAGTGCAAATTTAAAAAGTGAATGTACCGGCAACCAAATGGCTGACTTTGGTAAGAATAAGAAAAATATTGAAAGTTTGATTTCGACATTCAATGAATTAAAAAACACATTTTCACTCGAAGAACTAAATCAAAAATACGAAACCCTGAAACCGGATTTAGTTTCAAAAGAACAAGATGTATTAAACCAGCCACCGGCTACAACAAAAGAAAAAATAACGGGTGGTTTTGCAATCTTTAAGCCCACCGATGGTTATTTCATCACCCCTATTTTAATAAATCTGAATATCCTAATTTTTATTTTAATGGTTATTTCAGGTGTTAATTTTATGTTGCCTGATAATGAAAGTTTAATAAAATGGGGAGCCAACTTTCGACCAATTACTTTGGAAGGACAACCCTGGAGAATTATTACTAATTTTTTTCTACATATTGGAGTTCTTCATCTATTAATGAATATGTATGCGCTACTTTACATCGGTTTACTTTTAGAACCGATTTTAGGTAAAACCAGGTTTACTGCAGCTTATCTGTTAACAGGAATAGCAGCTAGCATTGCAAGTTTATGGTGGCACGACATGACGATTAGTGCAGGTGCATCAGGTGCAATTTTTGGCATGTATGGCGTTTTTCTTGCCATGCTCACCACGAACCTGATTGAAAAATCTGCAAGAGCAGCATTGCTTACCAGTATTGGGATATTTGTTGGTTACAATATTCTGAATGGATTGAAGCCGGACAGTGGAATTGACAATGCAGCGCATTTGGGAGGATTAATCAGCGGGCTGGTAATTGGTTATGTTTTTATTCCAAGTGTTAAAAAGCCGGATAATAAAAAATTGGAATTTTCTACCATTGGTTTAATGACTGTTATAATTTTGGTTTCCTCATTTGTAGTTTTTAATAAAATGCCAAACGACATTGGAATCTATGATAAAAAAATTCAAGAATTCATTACAATGGAAACAAAGGCATTAGCAGTTTTTAATTTGCCGGCAAACACACCGAACGAACAAGTAATTAGCGAATTAAAAAACAACGGCATTTACAACTGGAAAGAAAACATAAAACTTATTGATAGCTTTAACGAATTGGATTTACCCCTGGAAATTAGAACAAGGAATAGAATTTTGAGGGAATATTGTGAACTCAGAATAAAGAGTTATGAATTAATTTGCAAAGCAATTTCGGAGGATACTGATCAATATGCAACCCAATTAGAAGATTACGATAATCAGATAACTGCGAAAATAAAACAATTAAGTGAGCAATAA
- a CDS encoding transposase, with the protein MFIGNHIGYCQKGDLVIRDLGYYSLQVFEKMIATGIYFISRQRFNTNLYDPKTMEQLSVMKLIKRKNYVDINLLCGKTNKLPIRLVAIKLDSKTTERKIRKARQDRDKRLNHSKEFYTALGYIIFITNINKSDCTAQDISDLYRTRWQIELLFKSWKTGIKIESIIPNDQINTIRIEAVLYMILLYIAWFEVHIYLPIKIEAYKKHKKIISKVKLASFVIKQYGQFYTAVLSLQTIEQIIYYCCHEKRKRINATEHFNQLMNTFG; encoded by the coding sequence ATGTTTATCGGCAACCATATTGGATATTGCCAAAAAGGTGATTTAGTAATACGTGACTTAGGATATTACTCGCTGCAAGTTTTTGAAAAAATGATTGCTACAGGTATTTACTTTATAAGCAGGCAACGCTTTAATACCAATTTGTATGACCCAAAAACGATGGAACAGCTATCAGTAATGAAATTGATAAAGAGAAAAAATTATGTTGATATAAACTTGCTCTGTGGCAAAACAAATAAGTTACCAATAAGGTTGGTGGCAATAAAGCTGGATAGCAAAACAACAGAAAGAAAAATCCGCAAAGCTAGGCAGGATAGGGATAAACGGCTAAATCACTCAAAAGAATTTTATACTGCTTTAGGGTATATAATTTTTATAACCAACATTAATAAATCAGATTGTACGGCACAAGACATATCAGATTTATACCGTACTCGCTGGCAGATAGAACTATTATTTAAAAGTTGGAAAACAGGTATTAAGATTGAATCGATAATACCGAATGATCAAATAAACACAATACGAATCGAAGCTGTGTTATACATGATCCTACTTTATATTGCATGGTTTGAGGTTCACATTTACCTACCAATTAAGATTGAGGCTTATAAAAAACATAAAAAAATAATCAGCAAAGTAAAACTCGCATCATTTGTTATAAAACAGTATGGCCAATTTTACACCGCTGTTTTAAGCCTCCAAACGATAGAACAAATCATCTATTACTGTTGCCATGAAAAACGTAAGAGAATCAACGCCACTGAACATTTTAACCAATTAATGAACACTTTTGGTTGA
- a CDS encoding Bro-N domain-containing protein, whose product MKKETAINLFEQKQVRSVWSEEEEKWYISIVDVIGVLTDSPNPRKYWSVLKTRLKAEGSQLATNCSQLKMQSNDGKFYKTDVADTEQLFRLIQSVPSPKAETFKLWLAKVASERLDEMQDPELSIDRAMENYLELGYSENWINQRLKSIEIRKELTDEWKKRGLKEGEHFATLTDIITKTWSDKTTKEYKILKGLKKENLRDNMTNTELILNMLAEASTKDISAATNPETFEASKKVAKQGGNVAKVALKELEAKTGKKVVSSTNAKKILPQTKGKIVSPKKNKLQ is encoded by the coding sequence ATGAAAAAAGAAACGGCAATTAACCTATTCGAACAAAAACAAGTTCGGTCGGTTTGGAGTGAGGAGGAAGAGAAGTGGTATATTTCAATAGTAGATGTTATTGGTGTTTTAACGGACAGCCCCAACCCTCGAAAGTATTGGAGTGTATTAAAAACCAGGCTGAAAGCAGAGGGAAGTCAGTTGGCTACAAACTGTAGTCAACTGAAAATGCAATCCAATGATGGCAAATTTTATAAAACAGATGTAGCGGACACAGAACAGCTTTTCAGACTCATACAGTCGGTTCCTTCGCCTAAAGCAGAAACCTTCAAACTTTGGCTGGCTAAAGTTGCATCGGAAAGGCTTGATGAAATGCAAGATCCTGAATTAAGTATTGACAGAGCAATGGAGAATTACCTGGAACTGGGATATTCTGAAAATTGGATTAACCAACGTTTAAAAAGTATTGAAATCCGTAAAGAATTAACTGATGAGTGGAAAAAAAGGGGTTTAAAAGAAGGTGAACATTTTGCCACACTTACTGATATAATTACCAAAACCTGGTCGGATAAAACGACAAAAGAATACAAAATTTTAAAAGGTTTAAAAAAAGAAAACTTACGTGATAATATGACGAATACAGAACTCATATTAAATATGTTAGCAGAAGCTTCCACCAAAGATATTTCAGCAGCTACAAATCCGGAAACGTTTGAAGCAAGTAAAAAAGTTGCGAAACAAGGTGGAAATGTTGCCAAAGTTGCCTTAAAAGAACTGGAAGCAAAAACAGGCAAAAAAGTGGTTTCTTCCACAAATGCTAAAAAAATATTACCTCAAACAAAAGGAAAAATTGTAAGCCCAAAAAAAAATAAACTTCAGTAA
- a CDS encoding amidophosphoribosyltransferase, whose protein sequence is MSDQIKHECGIALIRLLKPLSYYHKKYGTPLYGLNKLYLLMEKEHNRGQDGAGIATIKIDSEPGYKFLDRKRSVAPSAIKDIFEEVFKKARKIERKNPELYNDTEWMRKNVPFTGEVLMGHLRYGTFGGNDIDSVHPFVRDNNWITRNLILAGNFNMVNNEQLFQQLLELGQHPKQFTDTVTVMEKIGHFLDDEVQRLFDERKEYHDNKTLTNLIASDLDIQRILTRASKDFEGGFAMCGMFGHGDAFVMRDPNGIRPLYFYQDDEVVVAASERPAIMTTFNVPFEKVNELKPGHALIVKKKGAVKEAMVIPPKEKLSCSFERIYFSRGNDKEIYEERKNLGRFLTARVLQSVDYDFDNTIFSFIPNTAETAFYGMVKGIEEYLNNYKSEEIKKLNGKLDTAELQRILNLRPRVEKLALKDVKLRTFITNDSDRGDLVSHVYDVTYGQVNDGKDTVVLIDDSIVRGTTLKDSIIAILDRLNPKKIVIVSSAPQIRYPDCYGIDMSKMGDFVAFRAMVALLKEHKKEHLIQEVYDECVEVTKLSNEKSYNAVKKLYDQFTDDQISNKIAEIVKAKHIRAEVEVIYQSVESLHLACPKNLGDWYFTGNYPTPGGNKVANKAFMNWVEKKDVRAY, encoded by the coding sequence GTGAGCGATCAAATCAAGCATGAATGCGGCATAGCCCTCATTCGTTTATTAAAGCCACTCTCCTACTACCATAAAAAATATGGCACTCCTTTGTATGGGTTGAATAAATTATACCTGTTGATGGAGAAAGAACACAACAGAGGTCAGGATGGAGCGGGTATTGCCACCATAAAAATAGATTCCGAGCCGGGTTATAAATTTTTGGACCGCAAACGCAGTGTTGCACCATCGGCTATTAAGGATATTTTCGAAGAAGTATTTAAAAAGGCCCGCAAAATTGAACGCAAAAACCCTGAATTGTATAACGATACAGAGTGGATGCGCAAAAATGTGCCGTTTACCGGTGAGGTATTAATGGGGCATTTACGTTACGGCACTTTTGGCGGCAACGATATCGACAGTGTACATCCATTTGTTCGCGATAATAACTGGATAACCAGAAATCTGATTTTAGCCGGCAATTTTAATATGGTGAACAATGAGCAATTGTTTCAGCAATTATTGGAACTTGGCCAGCACCCAAAACAATTTACCGATACAGTAACCGTAATGGAAAAAATCGGGCATTTTCTCGATGATGAAGTGCAACGATTGTTTGACGAAAGAAAAGAATATCACGACAATAAAACATTAACCAATTTAATTGCCAGCGACTTAGATATTCAGCGCATTTTAACACGTGCTTCAAAAGATTTTGAAGGTGGTTTTGCCATGTGCGGTATGTTTGGCCACGGCGATGCATTTGTAATGCGCGATCCGAACGGTATACGCCCATTATATTTTTATCAGGATGACGAAGTTGTTGTTGCAGCAAGTGAACGCCCCGCAATTATGACAACGTTTAATGTGCCGTTCGAAAAAGTAAATGAATTAAAACCGGGGCATGCCTTAATCGTTAAGAAAAAAGGTGCTGTTAAAGAAGCAATGGTAATTCCGCCGAAAGAAAAATTATCATGCAGTTTCGAACGCATTTATTTTTCGCGAGGCAACGACAAAGAAATTTACGAAGAAAGAAAAAACCTCGGTCGCTTTTTAACAGCAAGAGTTTTACAATCTGTTGATTACGATTTCGATAATACCATATTTTCATTTATTCCCAATACTGCTGAAACAGCTTTTTACGGCATGGTAAAAGGAATTGAGGAATATTTAAATAATTATAAATCGGAGGAAATAAAAAAACTCAACGGAAAATTAGATACGGCTGAGTTGCAACGTATTTTAAATTTACGTCCGCGTGTAGAAAAACTCGCATTAAAAGATGTAAAACTGCGCACATTTATTACCAACGATTCTGACCGTGGCGATTTAGTGAGTCACGTGTATGATGTAACGTACGGACAGGTTAATGATGGAAAAGATACAGTAGTTTTAATCGACGACAGTATTGTTCGTGGCACAACATTAAAGGATAGTATCATTGCCATTCTCGACCGTTTAAATCCGAAAAAAATTGTAATTGTTTCTTCGGCACCACAAATTCGTTATCCCGATTGTTATGGAATTGATATGAGTAAGATGGGAGATTTTGTGGCGTTCAGAGCAATGGTTGCGTTGTTGAAAGAACATAAAAAAGAACATTTAATTCAGGAAGTATATGATGAATGTGTTGAAGTAACCAAACTCAGCAACGAAAAATCATATAACGCCGTAAAAAAATTATACGATCAGTTTACCGATGATCAAATCTCAAATAAAATTGCCGAAATCGTAAAAGCGAAACATATTCGCGCTGAGGTTGAAGTAATTTATCAGTCGGTAGAAAGTTTACATTTAGCCTGCCCTAAAAATTTGGGCGACTGGTATTTCACGGGCAATTATCCAACACCCGGCGGAAACAAAGTTGCAAACAAGGCATTTATGAATTGGGTAGAGAAGAAAGATGTAAGGGCGTATTGA
- a CDS encoding AAA family ATPase — protein MKEFKNDVEAIDSLAADFKKLQSEIGKVIIGQDEVVQNVLMSIFADGHSLLVGVPGLAKTLLIKTISDALHLSFKRIQFTPDLMPSDITGSEILDDNRNFKFLKGPVFANIILADEINRTPPKTQAALLEAMQEKNVTIGGHLHKLELPFFVLATQNPIEQEGTYPLPEAQLDRFMFNIILDYPSFDAELNIVKSTTTDTKITLDKIIGAEEIIGYQHLVRRIPITDNVLNYAVSLVSKTRPNTDKADPKANQYLSWGAGPRASQYLVLGAKCHAAIKGKYAPDIEDVKAVALPVLRHRIVRNYKAEADGIGVDDLIKGLL, from the coding sequence ATGAAAGAATTTAAAAATGATGTGGAAGCTATCGATTCGCTGGCGGCTGACTTTAAAAAGCTGCAATCGGAAATCGGCAAAGTGATTATCGGTCAGGATGAAGTGGTGCAAAATGTTTTGATGAGCATTTTTGCTGATGGTCACAGCTTGTTGGTTGGGGTTCCCGGACTGGCAAAAACATTATTGATTAAAACAATTTCCGATGCTTTACATTTATCGTTCAAACGCATTCAGTTTACACCGGATTTAATGCCGAGTGATATAACAGGAAGTGAAATTCTGGATGATAACCGCAATTTCAAATTTTTAAAAGGTCCCGTTTTCGCCAATATTATTTTAGCGGATGAAATAAATCGTACACCGCCAAAAACCCAGGCCGCTTTGTTGGAAGCCATGCAGGAAAAAAATGTTACCATTGGCGGACATTTACATAAACTTGAATTGCCATTTTTTGTATTGGCAACGCAAAACCCGATTGAGCAGGAAGGAACCTATCCTTTACCGGAAGCCCAGCTCGACCGTTTTATGTTCAACATCATTTTAGATTACCCAAGTTTTGATGCTGAATTAAACATTGTAAAATCTACCACAACCGATACAAAAATCACACTCGATAAAATTATCGGTGCTGAAGAAATAATTGGCTACCAACATCTGGTGCGCCGCATTCCAATTACCGATAACGTGTTGAATTACGCCGTTTCACTGGTGAGCAAAACACGTCCAAACACCGACAAAGCCGACCCTAAGGCAAATCAATATTTAAGCTGGGGTGCAGGTCCGCGGGCATCTCAATATCTCGTTTTAGGTGCTAAATGTCATGCTGCCATAAAAGGCAAATATGCTCCTGATATTGAAGATGTTAAAGCAGTAGCCCTTCCGGTATTACGTCACCGCATTGTGCGCAATTACAAGGCTGAAGCCGATGGCATTGGCGTTGATGACCTGATAAAAGGTTTATTGTAA
- a CDS encoding peptidylprolyl isomerase: protein MKKTVFTTLLTVIGITLFAQTGTDKPVIDKIVGQVGDKIILMSEVESFYFEQLQKGDVPEDYRCQVMQELVTQKLMLIQAAKDSIEVTDDEVESNIENRIRYFISLFGSQEKMEEFYGKSVQEIKEEFRDDVRNLLLIQRMQDNIFGDLSVSPTEVKAFFNGIPSDSLPLINAEIEYAQLIIIPKANAEQKAIAKAKAEDIRKRILAGEDFCSLASIYSSDGTKDQCGDLGCKTREEFVTEFSAAAFKLQPGEISEVIETEFGYHIIKMESRQGDKACLRHILIMPPVTNLNFVAANKQLDSIRANIIAGTITFCDAVKKYSDDENTNKTCGAVMNPQSGESTFQISELSPDDYYSIENLKPGEVSKVVPFTTADGKKALRIIMLNDQTDPHALNLIDDYAKIQNAALSQKQVAIMGEWVAEKAATEYIKIDPAYGDCVDLNMLLETAGN from the coding sequence ATGAAAAAAACGGTTTTCACCACCTTACTTACAGTAATCGGAATTACCTTATTTGCACAAACAGGAACCGATAAACCTGTTATCGATAAAATTGTTGGTCAGGTTGGCGACAAAATTATTTTAATGAGCGAAGTAGAATCGTTTTACTTTGAACAATTACAAAAAGGTGATGTACCAGAAGATTACCGCTGCCAGGTAATGCAGGAATTAGTTACCCAAAAATTGATGCTAATTCAGGCAGCAAAAGACAGTATTGAAGTAACCGACGATGAGGTGGAAAGTAATATTGAAAATCGTATCCGTTATTTTATTTCATTATTCGGCTCACAGGAAAAAATGGAAGAATTTTACGGTAAGTCGGTGCAAGAAATTAAAGAAGAATTCAGAGATGATGTTCGCAATTTATTATTAATTCAGCGTATGCAGGATAATATTTTTGGCGATTTATCAGTTTCCCCTACCGAAGTAAAAGCATTTTTTAATGGCATTCCTTCCGATTCATTGCCACTCATCAATGCAGAAATTGAATATGCCCAATTAATTATTATTCCCAAGGCCAATGCCGAACAAAAAGCCATTGCAAAAGCTAAGGCAGAAGATATTCGTAAACGTATTTTAGCAGGTGAAGATTTTTGTAGTCTGGCAAGTATTTATTCCTCTGATGGAACAAAAGATCAGTGCGGCGATTTAGGATGCAAAACCCGTGAAGAATTTGTTACCGAATTTTCAGCAGCTGCATTTAAATTACAACCGGGTGAAATATCTGAGGTAATAGAAACAGAATTTGGATATCATATTATTAAAATGGAAAGCCGCCAGGGCGACAAAGCTTGTTTGAGACATATTTTAATTATGCCACCTGTTACCAATTTAAATTTTGTTGCAGCAAATAAACAACTGGATAGTATTCGCGCAAATATTATAGCAGGAACCATTACATTTTGTGATGCCGTAAAAAAATACAGCGATGATGAAAACACCAATAAAACTTGCGGTGCTGTAATGAATCCACAAAGCGGAGAAAGTACATTTCAAATTTCCGAATTATCACCTGACGATTATTATTCCATCGAAAATTTAAAACCGGGTGAGGTTTCAAAAGTGGTACCTTTTACAACGGCTGACGGTAAAAAAGCATTGCGTATTATTATGCTTAACGACCAAACCGATCCGCATGCATTAAATTTAATTGATGATTATGCAAAAATTCAAAACGCAGCCTTATCTCAAAAACAAGTGGCTATAATGGGCGAATGGGTGGCAGAAAAAGCAGCAACCGAATATATTAAAATTGACCCTGCTTACGGCGATTGTGTAGATTTGAATATGTTGCTCGAAACAGCAGGTAATTAA
- a CDS encoding peptidylprolyl isomerase: protein MKMNIFKTLMLLAGMLLITSVNAQTPGGNEVLFTVDGQPVTKEEFLYVYKKNNPDKQNDYSKASLDEYLDLYINFKLKVAEARAEHIDTTEKVREELQKYGDQLIKSNFDKEVLEAAALKMYNRSQTERLVYHIMIAIDANAPGADTTGAIKKLNAARERLMKGEDFGKVAAEISTDKTNANDPGLVGWITAGQIPDANFENAAFETPVGTYSNVIKTKFGYHIIKVVKERPSPGMVTVGHILIKTPKDAKAPEIAKAKAKADSIYALLKGGAEFEELAGKYSEDKVSAANGGRLEPFTTGKMVLPFQEAAFALKNQGDISAPVQTAFGFHIIRLIERKPNGTFAEVKDELKGKIERSPEYKTLRADFVEKVKTKYPFTENVDAKKELLAKLDSSFVKNSWNLNAAAGMNKVMFSIGNRSFTQADMASYIEINQRVSRDKNIEEKYNKLYTQALEQTLIEYDLSERNIDFKRLLQEYRDGLPLFAMLERKIWSKGSTDSVGLAAYYEAHKTEYMWEERIDATTYTVADAKTAKAVRKMAGKNASDKSIMDKYNVDSTQLVTVKTAVILPGQDSNVDALNKTPGIGSDILNADGTITFVKINKIVPPTPKTLDEARGYVISAYQDQLEKQWIEELHKKYPVVVNEKVFNSMVR from the coding sequence ATGAAAATGAACATTTTCAAGACGTTAATGCTGCTGGCCGGCATGTTATTAATTACATCAGTAAACGCACAAACTCCGGGTGGAAATGAAGTGTTGTTTACCGTAGATGGCCAACCTGTTACAAAAGAGGAATTCCTTTACGTTTACAAGAAAAACAATCCCGACAAACAAAACGATTATTCGAAAGCAAGTTTGGATGAATATCTTGACCTCTACATCAACTTCAAATTAAAAGTTGCCGAAGCACGTGCCGAACATATCGACACAACCGAAAAAGTAAGAGAAGAATTACAAAAATATGGCGACCAGTTAATCAAATCGAACTTCGATAAAGAAGTACTGGAAGCAGCCGCATTAAAAATGTATAACCGCTCGCAAACAGAACGTTTGGTGTATCATATTATGATTGCCATAGATGCAAATGCACCGGGTGCAGATACAACAGGCGCAATTAAAAAACTGAATGCTGCACGTGAACGTTTAATGAAAGGTGAAGATTTTGGTAAAGTAGCTGCAGAAATTTCTACCGATAAAACCAATGCTAACGATCCGGGTTTAGTAGGATGGATTACAGCAGGTCAAATTCCGGATGCAAATTTTGAAAATGCTGCATTTGAAACTCCTGTAGGCACATACAGCAACGTAATTAAAACTAAATTCGGCTACCATATTATTAAAGTAGTTAAAGAACGCCCTTCACCGGGAATGGTAACCGTTGGACATATTTTAATTAAAACACCTAAAGATGCAAAAGCACCTGAAATTGCAAAAGCTAAAGCAAAAGCTGACAGTATTTATGCATTATTAAAAGGTGGTGCTGAATTTGAAGAATTAGCAGGAAAATATTCTGAAGATAAAGTGAGTGCTGCTAATGGCGGTCGCTTAGAACCTTTTACTACAGGTAAAATGGTATTACCATTTCAGGAAGCTGCTTTCGCATTAAAAAACCAGGGTGATATTTCCGCTCCTGTTCAAACAGCTTTCGGATTTCACATTATTCGTTTAATCGAAAGAAAACCAAATGGTACATTCGCTGAAGTAAAAGACGAATTAAAAGGAAAAATTGAACGCTCACCGGAATACAAAACCTTGCGCGCCGATTTTGTTGAGAAAGTAAAAACAAAATATCCGTTTACTGAAAATGTTGATGCCAAAAAAGAATTGCTGGCAAAATTAGATTCATCGTTTGTAAAAAACAGTTGGAATTTAAATGCTGCTGCAGGCATGAATAAAGTAATGTTTTCTATCGGCAACCGCAGCTTTACACAGGCTGATATGGCTTCATATATTGAAATCAATCAACGTGTTTCCCGCGATAAAAACATTGAAGAAAAATATAATAAATTATATACCCAGGCATTGGAGCAAACTTTAATTGAATACGATTTAAGTGAGCGCAATATCGACTTCAAACGTTTATTACAGGAATACCGCGATGGCTTACCATTATTTGCCATGTTAGAACGTAAAATCTGGAGCAAAGGCTCAACCGATTCAGTTGGTTTAGCTGCTTATTATGAAGCACATAAAACAGAATATATGTGGGAAGAAAGAATTGATGCTACCACTTATACCGTTGCTGATGCTAAAACGGCAAAAGCTGTTAGAAAAATGGCCGGCAAAAATGCTTCTGATAAATCAATCATGGATAAATACAATGTTGACTCCACACAATTAGTTACTGTTAAAACAGCGGTTATTTTACCTGGTCAGGACAGCAATGTGGATGCATTAAATAAAACACCTGGTATTGGCAGTGATATTTTAAATGCTGATGGCACTATCACATTTGTGAAAATAAATAAAATTGTTCCTCCAACACCAAAAACGTTGGATGAAGCAAGAGGATATGTAATTTCTGCATATCAGGATCAATTGGAAAAACAATGGATTGAAGAACTCCATAAAAAATATCCGGTTGTTGTAAATGAAAAAGTATTTAACTCAATGGTTCGATAA
- a CDS encoding peptidylprolyl isomerase, protein MSISKNKVVSLTYELREDNASGDLIEVVNADQPFVFLFGAGGLLPEFESNLEGKIIGSNFEFQILAANAYGEFDDTAMEYVPKDIFMIDGVLAEDLLEVDKVINLRDQGGHLVRARVAEVGEAEVLLDFNHPLAGVNLHFKGGILDIREASQEEIDHGHVHGAGGHHH, encoded by the coding sequence ATGTCAATTTCAAAAAACAAAGTGGTTTCCTTAACGTATGAATTGAGGGAAGATAATGCCAGCGGAGACCTCATAGAAGTGGTAAATGCCGATCAGCCATTTGTGTTTCTTTTCGGCGCAGGCGGCTTACTGCCTGAGTTTGAGTCAAATCTTGAAGGAAAAATTATCGGAAGTAATTTCGAGTTTCAAATTCTTGCAGCCAACGCATACGGCGAATTTGATGATACAGCAATGGAATATGTTCCAAAAGACATTTTTATGATTGATGGCGTTTTAGCCGAAGATCTGCTTGAGGTAGATAAGGTAATAAACCTGCGCGATCAGGGTGGTCACCTTGTGAGAGCTCGTGTTGCAGAGGTTGGTGAAGCTGAGGTTTTACTGGACTTCAATCACCCGCTTGCCGGTGTAAACCTCCATTTTAAAGGTGGAATTCTCGATATCAGAGAAGCTTCTCAGGAGGAAATTGATCACGGCCATGTGCACGGTGCCGGCGGTCATCATCATTGA